One genomic segment of Impatiens glandulifera chromosome 6, dImpGla2.1, whole genome shotgun sequence includes these proteins:
- the LOC124943280 gene encoding zinc finger BED domain-containing protein RICESLEEPER 2-like, with translation MCVTGHFVDSNWNLHKRLLSFIPLPPPHAGHDIFNGLMKCTKDWGIEHKVFTISVGNASNNDSAIRIAKETFSKSRKLQLEGKLFHVRCTTHILNLVVQDGLSEIQNIIDDVKKSVRFINQSESRLRKFSDVVHHLGIQVKKLIIDCPTRWNSTYEMLVEAYRVKDAFPIFKEGELFYRHCPSPDDWKKVKDVIDILEVFYEATNVISGVDYPTSNVYLAVIWRVKHVLNEKENHVDEFIRVMIKKMKEKFDKYWGECNLLMAIGAILDPRFKMRLVDFAFGNIYSKVEALTNVMKVREVLYNLFFEYVEVDQSRSRKSTTSVQCSSTCANSTSKEKFVPSGLSMFDRYLDTVEVHDPLKSDLDIYLEEGVFRTQDEDTSVQFDALAWWKSQELKFKILSKLARDVLAIPISTVASEATFSVGTRVLDPYRSRLTSDMLQVLICGADWVRQIHGIKKPLMTYEQEQPINVMLQTT, from the exons ATGTGTGTCACTGGTCACTTTGTTGATTCAAATTGGAACCTTCACAAACGACTTCTTAGCTTCATACCTCTACCTCCTCCACATGCtg GTCATGATATCTTTAATGGGCTTATGAAGTGTACAAAAGATTGGGGGATAGAGCATAAAGTCTTCACTATCTCTGTGGGCAATGCCTCGAACAATGATTCAGCAATTCGAATTGCTAAAGAAACATTCTCTAAGAGTCGTAAGTTGCAATTAGAAGGTAAGTTGTTTCATGTTCGGTGTACTACACATATATTGAACCTTGTTGTTCAAGATGGTCTTTCTgagattcaaaatattattgatgatgTCAAAAAGAGTGTGCGATTTATTAACCAATCAGAGTCTAGGTTGAGAAAATTCTCAGATGTTGTGCATCATTTAGGAATCCAagtaaaaaaattgatcatTGATTGTCCAACTCGTTGGAATTCTACATATGAGATGTTAGTTGAGGCATATAGAGTTAAGGATGCATTTCCTATATTTAAAGAGGGTGAACTTTTTTATCGTCATTGTCCTAGTCCTGATGATTGGAAAAAAGTGAAGGATGTTATTGATATTTTAGAGGTTTTTTATGAAGCGACTAATGTAATTTCTGGAGTTGATTATCCTACTTCAAATGTTTATCTTGCTGTTATTTGGAGAGTCAAGCATGTAttgaatgaaaaagaaaatcatgTTGATGAGTTTATTCGAGTGATGATAAAAAAGATGAAGGAGAAATTTGACAAATATTGGGGAGAATGCAATCTTTTGATGGCAATTGGAGCGATACTAGACCCTAGGTTCAAAATGAGATTGGTTGATTTTGCTTTCGGTAACATATATAGTAAGGTTGAAGCACTTACAAATGTGATGAAGGTTCGAGAAGTATTATATAACTTGTTCTTTGAGTATGTTGAAGTTGATCAATCAAGATCCCGAAAGTCTACTACTTCAGTACAATGTTCTTCTACATGTGCGAACTCCACGTCTAAAGAAAAATTTGTGCCTTCTGGTTTGTCTATGTTTGATCGGTATTTGGATACTGTTGAGGTTCATGATCCTCTAAAGTCGGATTTGGATATTTACTTGGAGGAAGGGGTTTTCAGAACTCAAGACGAGGATACAAGTGTACAGTTTGATGCCTTGGCTTGGTGGAAATCTCAagaattaaagtttaaaattctATCCAAGTTAGCTCGTGATGTTCTAGCTATCCCTATTAGTACAGTGGCATCAGAGGCTACATTTAGTGTAGGAACGCGAGTGTTGGATCCTTATCGATCAAGGTTAACATCTGATATGTTACAAGTGTTGATTTGTGGAGCAGATTGGGTTCGTCAAATTCATGGGATCAAGAAACCCCTTATGACATAT gaGCAAGAACAACCGATCAATGTCATGTTGCAAACCACTTGA